A portion of the Sabethes cyaneus chromosome 3, idSabCyanKW18_F2, whole genome shotgun sequence genome contains these proteins:
- the LOC128739398 gene encoding putative gustatory receptor 28b: MRWFRVDDFFQSIRPVYLTARMFLLHFETVDFQRRTHRRTLLDQAGLALTFVMDLFLATVAFRNITVMLQMSDSVLLNLGYYVSFMLATMIALVIPSWNSWQAESIFEIYANIANVDDDLKQLGITIDHQKHHFVSTISPKFSSKSTEDTNHLGDIIRKLAALHDLLSDTVELFNRCFSIQAMLCMAPFFSFTVFSLFGLIHSYASRADNDTLQVSWSNMIYDMLPVYFMIQMVLCSGLVHAKCKQMAVLIHKAISCGAYNRKLLEELRAFIQQLEHHAPKISCRVFDFDWTLFFTMAGSLTTYLVILIQFDLVNFTKNSS; this comes from the exons ATGCGTTGGTTCCGAGTGGATGACTTTTTCCAATCAATCCGGCCCGTGTATCTGACGGCTAGGATGTTTCTGCTGCACTTCGAAACGGTGGATTTCCAACGGCGAACTCACCGGCGGACACTGCTCGATCAGGCCGGATTGGCTCTTACCTTCGTGATGGATTTGTTTCTCGCGACAGTGGCATTTCGAAATATTACGGTCATGCTGCAAATGTCGGATTCGGTGCTTCTGAACTTGGGCTATTATGTATCGTTTATGCTTGCCACTATGATAGCATTGGTCATTCCGTCGTGGAATAGCTGGCAGGCGGAGTCAATTTTCGAAATATACGCAAACATTGCCAACGTCGACGATGACCTAAAACAGTTAGGAATTACTATTGACCACCAGAAGCATCACTTCGTTTCCACT ATTTCTCCAAAATTTTCCTCGAAATCCACGGAAGACACCAATCATCTCGGGGATATCATAAGAAAGCTTGCTGCCCTACACGATCTACTGAGTGACACGGTGGAACTTTTCAACCGGTGCTTCTCTATCCAGGCCATGCTCTGTATGGcgccgtttttcagctttacCGTCTTTTCTCTATTCGGTTTGATTCATTCGTACGCATCACGAGCAGATAACGATACCCTGCAGGTATCCTGGTCCAACATGATCTACGATATGCTGCCCGTGTACTTCATGATACAAATGGTGCTATGTTCCGGGTTGGTCCATGCCAAG TGTAAACAAATGGCAGTTTTGATACACAAAGCAATTTCCTGTGGTGCGTACAACAGAAAACTACTGGAAGAGCTTAGAGCATTTATCCAACAATTGGAACATCATGCACCGAAAATATCCTGTCGAGTGTTTGATTTCGACTGGACGTTATTTTTTACG ATGGCCGGTTCTCTAACAACCTATTTGGTAATTTTGATACAATTTGACCTAGTCAATTTTA CTAAAAATAGTAGCTAA
- the LOC128739399 gene encoding uncharacterized protein LOC128739399, translated as MRFRRWITSWRSLTWWFPVRNNLDSVNQLHLMLKLFGVLVYTVIDRVNYRIQGSLSDWLLLTLFTVVRCYAILDGALNGHWTILIQSDLAAVRYGMGFTVFFMMVLFTVVPFYLLIQHKRFEALLTILHEFDEEVSRYGYLRDHRYHHFRTTMYLLICLTVLTAIFAVAISFRPESSLWNGMIFIGNFTEICFAITLGHAALIILIFSIHSRVQLLNQCICEKLSQAGSYEEKRKSDLVNHMARMYDKLCDATEIISIVVCAPLFLNFINIFFLHVISCYACMRVLLSRATPSEATNAMLYLSWSGYFNVFVFQTIGFASALRQQAAKFAAAVHHCLNQPHNQSIIDRLQQLSEQIDNRGPFITFYLFELHPSLIIQAGGELATYMLILIQFEMQ; from the exons ATGAGGTTCCGCCGGTGGATTACTTCTTGGCGGTCGCTCACCTGGTGGTTCCCGGTGCGCAACAACCTGGACAGCGTGAATCAGCTGCACTTGATGTTGAAGCTTTTTGGCGTCTTGGTTTACACGGTGATAGATCGGGTTAACTATCGAATCCAGGGGAGTTTGAGTGATTGGTTGCTGCTGACGCTGTTCACCGTTGTCCGGTGCTACGCGATCCTAGATGGAGCGTTGAATGGACACTGGACGATACTGATACAATCCGATCTGGCAGCCGTGCGGTACGGGATGGGTTTCACCGTTTTCTTCATGATGGTTCTCTTCACGGTGGTTCCGTTTTATCTGCTGATTCAACACAAACGTTTTGAAGCTTTGCTGACAATTTTACATGAGTTTGATGAGGAAGTAAGT CGTTACGGATACCTCAGAGACCATCGCTACCACCACTTCCGGACCACAATGTACCTGTTAATCTGCCTGACCGTGTTAACTGCAATCTTTGCAGTCGCCATTTCATTCCGCCCGGAAAGCTCCCTCTGGAATGGAATGATTTTCATCGGAAATTTCACTGAAATATGTTTTGCGATTACCTTGGGTCACGCTGCACTCATTATTCTGATTTTCTCCATCCACAGTAGAGTGCAGCTATTAAACCAATGCATTTGTGAAAAGCTTTCCCAAGCTGGCAGCTACGAAGAGAAGCGCAAATCCGATTTGGTTAACCATATGGCCCGGATGTATGACAAACTGTGTGATGCCACAGAAATTATCAGCATTGTGGTGTGCGCCCCT ttattcttgaattttatCAACATTTTCTTCCTGCACGTAATATCCTGCTACGCCTGTATGCGAGTCCTGCTGAGCCGTGCCACCCCATCGGAAGCGACCAACGCCATGCTGTACCTCAGCTGGTCCGGTTACTTTAACGTGTTCGTTTTTCAAACCATTGGCTTTGCCAGTGCCCTCCGGCAGCAGGCGGCCAAGTTTGCCGCGGCGGTTCATCATTGCCTGAACCAACCGCACAATCAATCCATCATCGATCGGTTGCAGCAACTTTCGGAGCAAATCGATAACCGGGGCCCGTTCATTACGTTCTACCTGTTCGAGCTCCACCCGTCGCTTATCATTCAG GCTGGGGGCGAGCTGGCAACCTACATGCTGATTCTGATACAGTTCGAAATGCAGTAA